A genomic window from Salvia hispanica cultivar TCC Black 2014 chromosome 5, UniMelb_Shisp_WGS_1.0, whole genome shotgun sequence includes:
- the LOC125189217 gene encoding copper-transporting ATPase HMA4-like isoform X1 has translation METNRKDALNSPLLQHRDDVVVAINEKTRTLVFKVVGITCASCVASIESALGGIEGVQSVMVSVLQGRAVVKYVPEIISAKRIKEAVEDTGFEVADFPEQDNAMCRVKIKGMACTSCSESVERALRMVNGIKKAVVGLALGEAKIHFDPNITDTNHIIQAIEEDAGFGAELISSGNDLSKLYLKLGGITSSDDFTIIQRSLESLEGVNHIEVDPGQQIVIISYEPNVVGPRSLIQCIQEAGDGSNTYQATLYTPPREGEMERQQEILMYRNQFLWSCLFSVPIFVSSMVLPMLPPSGDWLEYKVFNMLNIGMLLRWILCTPVQFVIGKRFYAGSYNALKRKSANMDVLVALGTNAAYFYSIYVMVKALSSDSFEGQDFFETSSMLISFILLGKYLEVLAKGKTSDALAKLIELAPETACLLTLDSAGNLISETEIDTKLIEKNDILKIVPGAKIPVDGLVIDGQCHVNESMITGEALPVSKGPGDKVIGGTVNENGYIRVKATHVGSETTLSQIVELVEAAQLAKAPVQKLADQIAKVFVPIVVLAAFLTWLGWFIPGETGLYPRSWIPTSMDAFEFALEFAISVLVIACPCALGLATPTAVMVATGKGASLGVLIKGGNALQNAHKIKTIVFDKTGTLTVGKPAVVSFQLFSVISQEEFCGMTIAAEINSEHPIAKAVVEHARLLRQKHGFENDQLTEVKDFKVHPGAGVSGKIGEKAILVGNRRLMQMFNVPIGVEVDTYVSENEHLARTCVLVAVEEIIAGGFAVTDPVKPEASLVISYLRSMHISSVMVTGDNWATATAIGSQVGIDKVFAETDPLGKADKIKELQLQGASVAMVGDGINDSPALVAADVGMAIGAGTDVAIEAADIVLMKSNLEDVVTAIDLSRKTMSRIRLNYMWALGYNILGVPVAAGVLYPLIGIRLPPWLASACMAASSVSVVCSSLLLQYYNKPLHAK, from the exons GCAAAAAGGATAAAAGAAGCAGTGGAAGACACTGGTTTTGAAGTTGCAGATTTTCCTGAGCAAGATAATGCAATGTGCAGGGTTAAGATTAAGGGAATGGCATGCACGAGCTGCTCGGAGTCAGTAGAGCGCGCTCTACGAATGGTTAATGGAATTAAAAAAGCAGTTGTTGGCTTAGCTCTTGGTGAAGCTAAAATCCATTTTGACCCAAATATTACAGACACTAATCATATCATTCAAGCAATCGAAGAAGATGCTGGATTTGGGGCTGAGCTCATTAGCTCCGGCAATGATTTGAGTaaattatacttaaaattGGGAGGAATCACTTCTTCAGACGATTTTACCATCATTCAGAGGTCGCTTGAGTCCCTGGAAGGTGTAAATCATATTGAAGTGGACCCGGGACAGCAGATTGTGATCATTAGTTATGAGCCAAATGTTGTTGGTCCAAGATCTCTGATACAGTGCATTCAGGAAGCTGGTGATGGATCCAATACATATCAAGCAACTTTGTACACTCCACCAAGAGAGGGAGAAATGGAAAGGCAGCAAGAAATCTTGATGTACCGGAATCAATTCTTATGGAGTTGCCTATTTTCAGTCCCTATATTTGTCTCCTCTATGGTACTCCCTATGCTTCCTCCTTCTGGAGATTGGCTTGAGTACAAGGTTTTTAATATGCTTAACATAGGCATGCTGTTAAGATGGATCCTTTGTACACCTGTGCAGTTTGTCATTGGCAAAAG GTTTTATGCTGGATCATACAATGCTCTCAAACGAAAATCTGCAAATATGGATGTTCTTGTTGCATTGGGTACCAACGCTGCATACTTTTACTCTATTTATGTAATGGTAAAAGCATTGTCTTCAGACTCATTTGAGGGCCAGGATTTCTTTGAAACTAGTTCCATGTTGATATCTTTCATTCTCTTGGGGAAATACCTTGAGGTTTTGGCAAAGGGGAAGACGTCAGATGCTTTAGCAAAGTTGATAGAGCTAGCCCCTGAAACAGCTTGCCTTTTAACCCTTGATTCTGCAGGAAATCTCATTTCGGAAACTGAAATTGATACAAAACTTATAGAAAAGAATGACATACTAAAGATTGTTCCTGGTGCAAAAATTCCCGTTGATGGACTTGTCATTGATGGTCAATGTCATGTGAATGAAAGCATGATCACAGGCGAGGCTCTCCCAGTTTCTAAAGGACCTGGTGATAAG GTAATTGGAGGAACAGTTAATGAAAATGGGTATATACGTGTTAAGGCCACTCATGTTGGTTCAGAAACAACACTTTCACAAATCGTAGAGCTGGTTGAAGCTGCTCAACTGGCAAAGGCACCTGTTCAGAAATTGGCTGATCAGATAGCTAAGGTTTTTGTTCCCATT GTTGTCTTAGCTGCATTTTTAACATGGCTGGGATGGTTTATTCCTGGAGAAACTGGGTTATACCCTAGAAGCTGGATACCCACTTCTATGGATGCATTTGAGTTTGCATTAGAGTTTGCTATTTCAGTGTTGGTGATAGCCTGCCCTTGTGCCCTGGGATTAGCAACTCCTACTGCAGTGATGGTTGCCACTGGCAAAGGTGCTTCTCTTGGTGTCTTAATTAAAGGGGGCAATGCCCTTCAAAATGCACACAAG ATCAAGACTATTGTCTTCGACAAAACTGGGACGCTGACAGTTGGAAAACCAGCCGTAGTTAGTTTCCAACTCTTCTCTGTAATTTCTCAGGAAGAATTTTGTGGCATGACTATTGCTGCTGAG ATAAACAGTGAGCATCCAATAGCAAAAGCTGTGGTGGAACATGCTAGGTTGTTACGTCAGAAGCATGGATTCGAGAATGATCAATTAACTGAGGTGAAGGATTTCAAGGTGCACCCGGGAGCTGGCGTGAGTGGGAAAATTGGAGAAAAAGCAATCCTAGTAGGAAACAGGAGGCTTATGCAAATGTTTAACGTACCAATTGGTGTCGAAGTGGATACTTATGTTTCAGAAAATGAGCATCTTGCTCGGACTTGCGTTCTTGTTGCTGTTGAAGAAATCATTGCTGGAGGTTTTGCTGTAACTGACCCCGTTAAGCCTGAAGCTTCTCTCGTCATATCCTATCTGCGGTCCATGCATATATCGAGTGTAATGGTTACAGGTGATAACTGGGCTACAGCGACTGCAATAGGCAGTCAGGTAGGCATCGACAAGGTGTTTGCAGAAACAGATCCTCTTGGAAAAGCAGACAAGATAAAGGAGTTGCAG CTGCAAGGTGCAAGTGTGGCAATGGTGGGAGATGGGATCAACGACTCACCAGCATTGGTAGCAGCTGATGTTGGTATGGCGATTGGGGCGGGGACTGATGTGGCCATAGAAGCGGCTGACATCGTTCTGATGAAGAGCAATTTGGAGGACGTGGTAACTGCTATAGATCTGTCGAGGAAGACAATGTCGAGAATCCGTCTCAACTACATGTGGGCGCTGGGGTACAACATTCTTGGTGTGCCGGTAGCAGCAGGGGTTCTGTACCCTCTAATTGGCATACGTCTCCCTCCATGGCTTGCTAGTGCATGCATGGCAGCTTCTTCCGTGAGCGTTGTTTGTTCGTCGCTCTTGCTGCAGTACTACAATAAACCTCTACATGCTAAATGA
- the LOC125189217 gene encoding copper-transporting ATPase HMA4-like isoform X2: METNRKDALNSPLLQHRDDVVVAINEKTRTLVFKVVGITCASCVASIESALGGIEGVQSVMVSVLQGRAVVKYVPEIISAKRIKEAVEDTGFEVADFPEQDNAMCRVKIKGMACTSCSESVERALRMVNGIKKAVVGLALGEAKIHFDPNITDTNHIIQAIEEDAGFGAELISSGNDLSKLYLKLGGITSSDDFTIIQRSLESLEGVNHIEVDPGQQIVIISYEPNVVGPRSLIQCIQEAGDGSNTYQATLYTPPREGEMERQQEILMYRNQFLWSCLFSVPIFVSSMVLPMLPPSGDWLEYKVFNMLNIGMLLRWILCTPVQFVIGKRFYAGSYNALKRKSANMDVLVALGNLISETEIDTKLIEKNDILKIVPGAKIPVDGLVIDGQCHVNESMITGEALPVSKGPGDKVIGGTVNENGYIRVKATHVGSETTLSQIVELVEAAQLAKAPVQKLADQIAKVFVPIVVLAAFLTWLGWFIPGETGLYPRSWIPTSMDAFEFALEFAISVLVIACPCALGLATPTAVMVATGKGASLGVLIKGGNALQNAHKIKTIVFDKTGTLTVGKPAVVSFQLFSVISQEEFCGMTIAAEINSEHPIAKAVVEHARLLRQKHGFENDQLTEVKDFKVHPGAGVSGKIGEKAILVGNRRLMQMFNVPIGVEVDTYVSENEHLARTCVLVAVEEIIAGGFAVTDPVKPEASLVISYLRSMHISSVMVTGDNWATATAIGSQVGIDKVFAETDPLGKADKIKELQLQGASVAMVGDGINDSPALVAADVGMAIGAGTDVAIEAADIVLMKSNLEDVVTAIDLSRKTMSRIRLNYMWALGYNILGVPVAAGVLYPLIGIRLPPWLASACMAASSVSVVCSSLLLQYYNKPLHAK; encoded by the exons GCAAAAAGGATAAAAGAAGCAGTGGAAGACACTGGTTTTGAAGTTGCAGATTTTCCTGAGCAAGATAATGCAATGTGCAGGGTTAAGATTAAGGGAATGGCATGCACGAGCTGCTCGGAGTCAGTAGAGCGCGCTCTACGAATGGTTAATGGAATTAAAAAAGCAGTTGTTGGCTTAGCTCTTGGTGAAGCTAAAATCCATTTTGACCCAAATATTACAGACACTAATCATATCATTCAAGCAATCGAAGAAGATGCTGGATTTGGGGCTGAGCTCATTAGCTCCGGCAATGATTTGAGTaaattatacttaaaattGGGAGGAATCACTTCTTCAGACGATTTTACCATCATTCAGAGGTCGCTTGAGTCCCTGGAAGGTGTAAATCATATTGAAGTGGACCCGGGACAGCAGATTGTGATCATTAGTTATGAGCCAAATGTTGTTGGTCCAAGATCTCTGATACAGTGCATTCAGGAAGCTGGTGATGGATCCAATACATATCAAGCAACTTTGTACACTCCACCAAGAGAGGGAGAAATGGAAAGGCAGCAAGAAATCTTGATGTACCGGAATCAATTCTTATGGAGTTGCCTATTTTCAGTCCCTATATTTGTCTCCTCTATGGTACTCCCTATGCTTCCTCCTTCTGGAGATTGGCTTGAGTACAAGGTTTTTAATATGCTTAACATAGGCATGCTGTTAAGATGGATCCTTTGTACACCTGTGCAGTTTGTCATTGGCAAAAG GTTTTATGCTGGATCATACAATGCTCTCAAACGAAAATCTGCAAATATGGATGTTCTTGTTGCATTGG GAAATCTCATTTCGGAAACTGAAATTGATACAAAACTTATAGAAAAGAATGACATACTAAAGATTGTTCCTGGTGCAAAAATTCCCGTTGATGGACTTGTCATTGATGGTCAATGTCATGTGAATGAAAGCATGATCACAGGCGAGGCTCTCCCAGTTTCTAAAGGACCTGGTGATAAG GTAATTGGAGGAACAGTTAATGAAAATGGGTATATACGTGTTAAGGCCACTCATGTTGGTTCAGAAACAACACTTTCACAAATCGTAGAGCTGGTTGAAGCTGCTCAACTGGCAAAGGCACCTGTTCAGAAATTGGCTGATCAGATAGCTAAGGTTTTTGTTCCCATT GTTGTCTTAGCTGCATTTTTAACATGGCTGGGATGGTTTATTCCTGGAGAAACTGGGTTATACCCTAGAAGCTGGATACCCACTTCTATGGATGCATTTGAGTTTGCATTAGAGTTTGCTATTTCAGTGTTGGTGATAGCCTGCCCTTGTGCCCTGGGATTAGCAACTCCTACTGCAGTGATGGTTGCCACTGGCAAAGGTGCTTCTCTTGGTGTCTTAATTAAAGGGGGCAATGCCCTTCAAAATGCACACAAG ATCAAGACTATTGTCTTCGACAAAACTGGGACGCTGACAGTTGGAAAACCAGCCGTAGTTAGTTTCCAACTCTTCTCTGTAATTTCTCAGGAAGAATTTTGTGGCATGACTATTGCTGCTGAG ATAAACAGTGAGCATCCAATAGCAAAAGCTGTGGTGGAACATGCTAGGTTGTTACGTCAGAAGCATGGATTCGAGAATGATCAATTAACTGAGGTGAAGGATTTCAAGGTGCACCCGGGAGCTGGCGTGAGTGGGAAAATTGGAGAAAAAGCAATCCTAGTAGGAAACAGGAGGCTTATGCAAATGTTTAACGTACCAATTGGTGTCGAAGTGGATACTTATGTTTCAGAAAATGAGCATCTTGCTCGGACTTGCGTTCTTGTTGCTGTTGAAGAAATCATTGCTGGAGGTTTTGCTGTAACTGACCCCGTTAAGCCTGAAGCTTCTCTCGTCATATCCTATCTGCGGTCCATGCATATATCGAGTGTAATGGTTACAGGTGATAACTGGGCTACAGCGACTGCAATAGGCAGTCAGGTAGGCATCGACAAGGTGTTTGCAGAAACAGATCCTCTTGGAAAAGCAGACAAGATAAAGGAGTTGCAG CTGCAAGGTGCAAGTGTGGCAATGGTGGGAGATGGGATCAACGACTCACCAGCATTGGTAGCAGCTGATGTTGGTATGGCGATTGGGGCGGGGACTGATGTGGCCATAGAAGCGGCTGACATCGTTCTGATGAAGAGCAATTTGGAGGACGTGGTAACTGCTATAGATCTGTCGAGGAAGACAATGTCGAGAATCCGTCTCAACTACATGTGGGCGCTGGGGTACAACATTCTTGGTGTGCCGGTAGCAGCAGGGGTTCTGTACCCTCTAATTGGCATACGTCTCCCTCCATGGCTTGCTAGTGCATGCATGGCAGCTTCTTCCGTGAGCGTTGTTTGTTCGTCGCTCTTGCTGCAGTACTACAATAAACCTCTACATGCTAAATGA